From a single Paraburkholderia sp. D15 genomic region:
- a CDS encoding cation diffusion facilitator family transporter, producing the protein MSEKDKLGRGEGSREAGGDRGGHGGHGHDDHGHDGHDHDHDVHDHSGHDHSGHDHDDPSRLGQKHADHDHDHGHAGHSHGGHSHGGHSHAGHSHAHAPVPGHGRAFALAVALNIAIVVIQAVYGVLAHSTALLADAGHNLSDVLGLLLAWGAGWLTTRRPSARYTFGYGSSSILASLANAGLLLFACGVIVAEAIGRLMNPAPVAGLAVFVVATTGVVVNGISAWLFMRGQKEDLNIRGAFLHMAADAGISAAVAISGLVILYTNWTWLDPVMSLLVVAVVVVGTWGLLRDSVRLALDAVPPGVDLQRIRDYLGTQPGVVDVHDLHVWALSTTGNALSAHLVMPAGHPGDESLDAIVIVLRERFAMQHATLQVDLGTTEHRCAMDDAAPSDALHKPAAPHTH; encoded by the coding sequence ATGAGCGAAAAGGATAAGTTGGGGCGAGGCGAGGGCTCGAGAGAGGCGGGTGGAGATCGCGGCGGTCATGGTGGTCATGGACACGACGATCACGGCCATGATGGCCATGACCATGACCATGACGTCCACGACCATAGCGGGCACGACCATAGCGGGCACGACCACGACGACCCAAGCCGGCTCGGGCAAAAACACGCTGACCATGACCATGACCACGGCCATGCTGGCCACTCCCACGGCGGTCACAGCCACGGCGGCCACTCCCACGCCGGCCATTCCCACGCCCACGCCCCCGTCCCAGGCCACGGCCGCGCATTCGCACTCGCCGTCGCACTGAACATCGCGATCGTCGTGATCCAGGCCGTCTATGGCGTGCTCGCGCATTCCACCGCGCTGCTCGCCGACGCCGGCCACAACCTCTCCGATGTGCTCGGCCTGCTGCTCGCCTGGGGCGCGGGCTGGCTCACCACGCGTCGCCCATCGGCCCGCTACACGTTCGGCTACGGCAGCTCGTCGATCCTGGCCTCGCTCGCCAACGCGGGGCTGCTGCTGTTCGCCTGCGGCGTGATCGTCGCCGAGGCGATCGGCCGGCTGATGAACCCCGCGCCGGTCGCGGGCCTCGCGGTGTTCGTCGTCGCCACGACGGGCGTCGTCGTCAACGGAATTTCCGCGTGGCTCTTCATGCGCGGCCAGAAGGAAGACCTCAACATCCGCGGCGCGTTTCTGCACATGGCCGCCGATGCCGGCATCTCGGCCGCCGTCGCGATCAGCGGTCTGGTGATTCTCTACACCAACTGGACCTGGCTCGACCCGGTGATGAGTCTGCTGGTGGTCGCGGTCGTGGTGGTGGGGACGTGGGGCCTGCTGCGCGATTCGGTGCGCCTCGCGCTCGACGCCGTGCCGCCCGGCGTCGACCTGCAACGTATCCGCGACTATCTGGGAACCCAGCCCGGCGTCGTCGACGTGCACGATCTGCACGTGTGGGCGCTGTCCACCACCGGCAATGCATTGAGCGCGCATCTGGTGATGCCGGCCGGTCATCCCGGCGACGAATCGCTCGACGCGATCGTCATCGTGCTGCGCGAACGTTTCGCGATGCAGCATGCGACGCTGCAGGTCGATCTGGGCACCACCGAGCACCGCTGCGCGATGGACGACGCCGCGCCGTCCGATGCGCTGCACAAGCCCGCCGCGCCGCATACGCACTGA
- a CDS encoding type 1 glutamine amidotransferase: MSENKPENAGQPGSPSSPSASPAPSPAPSSASPTATPTPPASAPSPSGAISGAASGGRSGAPSGASSASGSASAGESSPAPSAPPPDPASSLPPSHEDAIQSPVKDAVTPSAATEAAAEEAAVRSSTDDPDSASAVTPADPQAARRRDAAEARSAAAASTAKQESEVHERAARDAQSARGKSAAPSTPSAPSAASVPPASQQTKPEPTLASSDPLTGAVKATPAAPVIPVDSATVAADGSAASASSAAVAAEAAAAGAAAAAAQRPAGAPPPGFGAAPDFTASNPPPPNALPPSPPRYLKQNDSAWTVFGRIIAARARQLFDRAGQRITQRTLRIGVSARIFHPEPGAKGLRGKTLQYLEESIAHWVMSRDVLVFMIPTVGHQGMLHPSNIRLRDYAKHLDGLLLQGGADVSPQSYAESATSHEWPGDRVRDMYELELLHEFIESGKPVLGVCRGCQLINVAFGGTLYQDIATDVPTAGAHVNENYDQHRHGIHFPDGSTLANMFPGRRDAIVNSIHHQAVKTLGRDLNIEAVSASDGIIEAVRYRRAPFVMGVQWHPEFHRAGGPELLDCTPLLDTFLRVARETRF, encoded by the coding sequence ATGAGCGAAAACAAACCTGAAAACGCCGGTCAACCCGGCAGTCCCTCGTCACCTTCGGCTTCGCCGGCCCCTTCGCCCGCGCCGTCGTCGGCCTCTCCAACTGCAACGCCGACCCCGCCTGCATCCGCGCCGTCACCGTCGGGTGCAATTTCCGGCGCGGCGTCCGGGGGACGTTCCGGTGCGCCTTCGGGGGCATCGTCCGCGTCGGGTTCTGCCAGTGCTGGCGAGTCGTCTCCGGCACCCAGCGCGCCGCCGCCCGATCCGGCATCGTCGTTGCCGCCATCGCATGAAGATGCGATCCAGTCTCCGGTCAAGGATGCGGTCACGCCATCCGCCGCGACCGAGGCCGCCGCCGAGGAAGCCGCCGTGCGCTCGTCCACCGACGACCCCGACAGCGCATCCGCCGTCACACCGGCCGATCCGCAGGCCGCACGTCGTCGCGATGCCGCCGAAGCGCGCAGCGCGGCGGCGGCATCGACGGCGAAGCAGGAGTCGGAAGTGCACGAGAGGGCGGCGCGCGACGCGCAGTCGGCACGCGGCAAGAGCGCCGCACCTTCCACGCCTTCAGCACCTTCAGCAGCTTCAGTCCCGCCCGCGTCTCAACAAACAAAACCCGAGCCGACGCTCGCCAGCAGCGACCCGCTGACCGGCGCAGTCAAGGCCACCCCGGCCGCACCCGTCATTCCCGTGGACAGCGCCACCGTCGCGGCAGACGGTTCCGCCGCATCCGCGTCGTCGGCGGCCGTCGCCGCGGAAGCGGCCGCCGCGGGTGCAGCTGCGGCAGCAGCGCAGCGGCCGGCCGGCGCACCGCCGCCCGGATTCGGCGCGGCGCCCGATTTCACCGCCTCGAACCCGCCGCCGCCGAACGCGTTGCCGCCGTCTCCGCCGCGCTATCTGAAGCAGAACGATTCCGCATGGACGGTGTTCGGCCGCATCATCGCGGCGCGCGCGCGTCAGCTGTTCGATCGCGCCGGGCAGCGGATCACGCAGCGCACGCTGCGCATCGGCGTGTCGGCGCGAATCTTCCATCCGGAGCCGGGCGCGAAAGGGCTACGCGGCAAGACGCTGCAATACCTGGAGGAATCGATCGCGCATTGGGTGATGTCGCGCGACGTGCTGGTGTTCATGATTCCGACGGTCGGCCATCAAGGCATGCTGCATCCGAGCAATATCCGTCTGCGCGACTACGCGAAGCATCTGGACGGTCTGCTGCTGCAGGGCGGCGCCGACGTGTCGCCGCAGTCGTACGCGGAAAGCGCGACCAGCCACGAGTGGCCCGGCGACCGCGTGCGCGACATGTACGAACTGGAACTGCTGCACGAGTTCATCGAATCGGGCAAGCCGGTGCTCGGCGTATGCCGCGGTTGCCAACTGATCAACGTGGCGTTCGGCGGCACGCTGTATCAGGACATCGCCACCGACGTGCCGACCGCCGGCGCGCACGTCAACGAGAACTACGATCAGCATCGGCACGGCATCCATTTTCCGGATGGCTCGACGCTCGCCAACATGTTCCCGGGGCGGCGCGACGCGATCGTCAATTCGATCCACCATCAGGCGGTCAAGACGCTCGGCCGCGACCTCAATATCGAGGCGGTGTCGGCGTCGGACGGCATCATCGAAGCGGTGCGTTATCGTCGCGCGCCGTTCGTGATGGGTGTGCAGTGGCATCCGGAGTTTCATCGCGCGGGCGGGCCGGAACTGCTCGACTGCACGCCGTTGCTCGACACGTTCCTGCGCGTGGCGCGCGAAACGCGCTTCTGA
- a CDS encoding FAD-dependent monooxygenase yields the protein MDAAATDASPVLIVGAGPTGLAAAMSLARAHIPVRLIDKAMQPNPYSRAIGIQARTLELLEQHRLIEPFLELGHRARVANLFSNGMRLARLDFDPLHTRYPYLLFLDQAVTERLLAEHLATLGVTIERGVELTMFAQSASHVQATLRRADGHTETTRASYLIAADGAHSVVRHRLGLPFAGKTFQQTFLLADLHAETDWPEDEFHLFASADGLVALFPLGHGRHRLIADHAVESAAVPAPVTPAVLGEPPLNIVPAPSLDECKALIARRVRERVDVSDLTWSAYFHLNSRMVERLRIGRIFLAGDAAHVHSPAGAQGMNTGIQEAFNLGWKLARVLKGAAPDRLLDTYHGERHPIERDVLRQSGFITQMAEADHGPLKLLRERVMPVLAALGPLRDAARLTISELSIQYRRSPLTLERVLDGGPRAGERAPDALVHVVDGPLGRAPGVGCIFDLHDPAFFSLFLLVPPLPIDDTPLDPAAKHAPPADADVERMAAEIERLLPGAVRIWRITDTTGDGGPPLSDSYGRTRPSFYLVRPDGYISARGRTGTDLHGLLRHCETWFAVGGEPPEPTAL from the coding sequence ATGGATGCAGCCGCAACCGATGCGTCGCCGGTGCTGATCGTCGGTGCGGGTCCGACCGGACTTGCCGCCGCGATGAGCCTGGCGCGTGCTCACATCCCCGTGCGTCTGATCGACAAGGCGATGCAGCCGAATCCGTACTCGCGGGCCATCGGCATTCAGGCACGCACACTCGAACTGCTCGAACAGCATCGCCTGATCGAACCGTTTCTCGAACTCGGTCATCGCGCGCGCGTCGCCAATCTGTTTTCGAACGGCATGCGGCTCGCGCGGCTCGATTTCGATCCGCTGCACACGCGCTATCCGTATCTACTGTTCCTCGACCAGGCCGTCACCGAGCGTCTGCTCGCCGAACATCTCGCGACGCTCGGCGTGACGATCGAACGCGGCGTCGAACTGACGATGTTCGCGCAGAGCGCCAGCCACGTTCAGGCGACGCTCAGGCGCGCCGACGGCCACACGGAGACCACGCGCGCGTCCTACCTGATCGCGGCCGACGGCGCGCACAGCGTGGTACGCCATCGGCTCGGCCTGCCCTTCGCGGGCAAGACCTTCCAGCAGACTTTCCTGCTCGCCGATCTGCATGCCGAAACCGACTGGCCCGAGGACGAGTTCCATCTGTTCGCTTCCGCCGACGGTCTGGTCGCACTGTTTCCGCTGGGTCATGGGCGGCATCGGCTGATCGCCGATCATGCCGTCGAGTCCGCCGCGGTGCCCGCACCGGTCACGCCGGCCGTGCTCGGCGAGCCGCCGCTGAACATCGTGCCCGCGCCGTCGCTGGACGAATGCAAGGCGTTGATCGCGCGGCGCGTGCGCGAACGCGTCGACGTATCGGACCTTACGTGGTCCGCGTATTTCCATCTGAACAGCCGGATGGTGGAACGCTTGCGCATCGGCCGGATTTTTCTCGCGGGCGACGCCGCGCACGTGCACAGTCCCGCCGGCGCGCAAGGGATGAACACCGGCATCCAGGAAGCCTTCAATCTCGGCTGGAAACTGGCGCGCGTGTTGAAGGGCGCGGCGCCTGATCGCCTGCTCGACACGTACCACGGCGAACGTCATCCGATCGAACGCGACGTGCTGCGGCAAAGCGGCTTCATCACGCAGATGGCCGAGGCCGATCACGGCCCGCTGAAGCTGCTGCGCGAACGCGTGATGCCGGTGCTGGCCGCGCTCGGTCCGTTGCGCGACGCCGCGCGTCTGACCATCAGCGAACTGTCGATCCAGTACCGCCGCAGTCCGCTCACGCTCGAACGCGTGCTCGACGGTGGCCCGCGCGCGGGCGAGCGCGCGCCGGACGCGCTGGTGCATGTGGTGGATGGGCCGTTGGGCCGGGCGCCGGGCGTCGGCTGCATTTTCGATCTGCACGACCCGGCGTTCTTCTCGCTGTTCCTGCTCGTGCCGCCGTTGCCGATCGACGACACGCCGCTCGATCCGGCCGCCAAACATGCGCCACCGGCGGATGCTGACGTGGAGCGCATGGCCGCTGAAATCGAACGTCTGCTGCCGGGCGCGGTGCGCATCTGGCGCATTACCGATACCACCGGCGACGGCGGACCGCCGCTGTCCGATTCGTATGGCCGCACGCGGCCGTCGTTCTATCTGGTGCGGCCGGATGGATACATCAGCGCGCGCGGGCGAACCGGCACGGATCTGCACGGCTTGCTGCGGCATTGCGAGACGTGGTTCGCGGTGGGCGGAGAACCGCCGGAGCCGACCGCGTTATGA
- a CDS encoding tetratricopeptide repeat protein, with protein sequence MQPVFDRAFAAHRDGRLDDAERDYRATLDGNPAHVDALHLLGVLRHQQGQHAEAVDLVRRAVKLRPEDAALQLNLGNALKALGQIDDAIEQFRNALTLAPSFPMAHYNLGNAYAMQGRHEDAADAFEKSLRLQPDDASSHNNLGNARHALGQHDAAIASFQRTLELRPGHAGALNNMGMSLNALGRADEAIPCFQTALAAEPRFVAAHFNLANTYDATGRHAEAAKSFEAALRLQPNLPPAIFGMGNALAALGRHAQALPYLERSVGLDPRFALAWLSLGTAHLALGAHAPAVRAFDQALRQRPDLASAHMNRALAWLAMRDFARGLPEYEWRLQTMADPAIQTLPRWHGEPIAQRTLLIHAEQGFGDTLQFARFVPLAAQRAARVVLEVQPSLVPLLAPAAQAWRVTLIAQGAPRPAADLQCPLLSLPLALGTTYDTIPARTPYVSVPPAYGRKWRGSLGGQAKRKIGLAWSGRIQANETRTMPLAALDPLFALDGIDWIVLQPDLSADERAALDAHPRAASIHRFDKRIGDFADTAAIIERLDAVVSIDTSIAHLAGALRKTTWLMLPFAADWRWFTGDARSPWYPDATLVRQPRPGAWDEVVEVVANALRHG encoded by the coding sequence ATGCAACCTGTCTTTGACCGCGCGTTCGCGGCGCATCGTGACGGCCGCCTCGACGACGCCGAACGCGACTATCGCGCGACACTCGACGGCAACCCCGCGCACGTCGACGCGCTGCACCTGCTGGGCGTGCTGCGCCATCAGCAAGGCCAGCATGCCGAAGCCGTCGACCTCGTGCGGCGCGCGGTGAAACTGCGTCCGGAAGATGCCGCGCTGCAACTGAATCTCGGCAACGCGCTGAAAGCGCTGGGCCAGATCGACGACGCCATCGAGCAGTTCCGCAACGCGCTGACGCTCGCGCCGTCGTTCCCGATGGCGCACTACAACCTCGGCAACGCGTACGCGATGCAAGGCCGTCACGAAGACGCCGCCGATGCCTTCGAAAAGTCGTTGCGCCTGCAACCGGACGACGCGTCGTCGCACAACAACCTCGGCAACGCGCGTCACGCGCTCGGCCAGCACGATGCCGCGATCGCATCGTTCCAGCGCACGCTCGAACTGCGTCCGGGGCACGCCGGCGCGCTGAACAACATGGGCATGTCGCTGAACGCGCTCGGCCGCGCGGACGAGGCGATCCCGTGCTTCCAGACCGCGCTCGCGGCCGAACCACGCTTCGTCGCCGCGCACTTCAACCTCGCCAATACCTACGATGCCACCGGTCGCCACGCGGAAGCGGCGAAGTCGTTCGAAGCGGCGCTGCGCCTGCAGCCGAATCTGCCGCCCGCGATCTTCGGCATGGGCAATGCGCTGGCGGCGCTCGGGCGTCACGCGCAGGCGCTGCCGTACCTCGAACGCTCGGTCGGTCTCGATCCGCGGTTCGCGCTCGCGTGGCTGAGTCTGGGCACCGCGCATCTCGCGCTGGGCGCGCATGCGCCCGCCGTGCGCGCGTTCGATCAGGCCTTGCGTCAGCGTCCCGATCTCGCGTCCGCGCATATGAACCGCGCGCTGGCGTGGCTCGCGATGCGCGACTTCGCGCGCGGTCTGCCGGAATACGAATGGCGGCTGCAAACCATGGCCGACCCGGCGATCCAGACGCTGCCGCGCTGGCATGGCGAACCGATCGCGCAACGCACGCTGCTGATCCACGCGGAGCAAGGTTTCGGCGATACGCTGCAATTCGCGCGCTTCGTGCCGCTCGCCGCGCAGCGTGCGGCGCGGGTGGTGCTTGAAGTGCAGCCGTCGCTGGTGCCGCTTCTCGCGCCGGCCGCGCAAGCATGGCGCGTGACGCTGATCGCCCAAGGCGCGCCCCGCCCCGCCGCCGATCTGCAATGCCCGCTGCTGAGCCTGCCGCTCGCGCTCGGCACGACGTACGACACGATTCCGGCACGCACGCCTTACGTCAGCGTGCCGCCCGCGTATGGCCGCAAATGGCGCGGGTCGCTCGGCGGTCAGGCGAAACGGAAAATCGGCCTTGCGTGGTCGGGGCGCATTCAGGCCAACGAAACACGCACCATGCCGCTCGCCGCGCTCGATCCGCTGTTCGCGCTCGACGGCATCGACTGGATCGTGCTGCAACCCGATCTGAGCGCGGACGAACGCGCGGCGCTCGACGCGCATCCGCGCGCGGCGTCGATTCATCGCTTCGACAAGCGGATCGGCGATTTCGCGGATACGGCGGCGATCATCGAACGGCTCGACGCGGTGGTGTCGATCGATACGTCGATCGCGCACCTCGCGGGCGCGTTGCGCAAAACCACCTGGCTGATGCTGCCGTTCGCGGCGGATTGGCGCTGGTTCACCGGCGACGCGCGTAGCCCGTGGTATCCGGACGCGACGCTCGTGCGTCAGCCGCGGCCCGGCGCGTGGGACGAAGTCGTCGAGGTGGTGGCGAACGCGTTGCGGCACGGCTAG
- a CDS encoding metalloregulator ArsR/SmtB family transcription factor: protein MVSNASDTANVSAAAAGPAVRIDDRSADTIVPLADLFRLLGDPTRLRIVLACVDGRLAVGAIAEALGLSPSLVSHHLRLLRAARIVRAERQGKQVFYAAADRHISAMLSGMLEHVAEPASDFPVDAT from the coding sequence ATGGTGTCCAACGCTTCCGATACCGCCAACGTTTCCGCCGCTGCCGCCGGCCCGGCGGTCCGCATCGACGACCGGTCCGCCGACACCATCGTGCCGCTGGCCGATCTGTTCCGTCTGCTCGGCGATCCGACGCGCTTGCGTATCGTGCTGGCGTGCGTCGACGGACGGCTCGCGGTCGGGGCGATAGCCGAGGCGCTGGGCTTGTCGCCGTCGCTGGTGAGTCATCATCTGCGCTTGCTGCGCGCGGCGCGGATCGTGCGCGCTGAGCGCCAGGGCAAGCAGGTCTTCTATGCAGCGGCGGACCGGCACATCAGCGCGATGCTCAGCGGCATGCTGGAGCATGTGGCCGAACCGGCCAGCGATTTTCCAGTGGATGCGACATGA
- a CDS encoding DUF2968 domain-containing protein produces MKHPLLMWRAVLVAASCALSSGGGVMAAQGETAAPRNASSAAIASAASVTTAASVLSTDAQGNVAELTQLIHDAKLSELRTTYNGSYGASLFFYPRQMAYYVALFQDKHFWRVIRTDDTSRAESMYAGFAQQTAQLADVEIRRMQLQAQKAYLEDIIAMSTDRAKRLQADLNVARTQQARVDDYQRQTQGEAAALRMEKDKVQAQLRQVQGEVIQLQRQTEAGLPPRN; encoded by the coding sequence ATGAAGCATCCCTTACTAATGTGGCGAGCCGTGCTGGTCGCCGCGTCGTGTGCGCTGTCGTCCGGCGGCGGCGTGATGGCCGCGCAGGGCGAAACGGCGGCGCCGCGCAACGCGTCGAGCGCCGCTATCGCATCCGCCGCATCGGTCACGACGGCTGCTTCAGTCCTATCAACCGACGCCCAGGGCAACGTCGCCGAACTCACGCAACTGATTCACGACGCGAAGCTGAGCGAACTGCGCACCACCTACAACGGCAGCTACGGCGCGAGCCTGTTTTTCTATCCGCGGCAGATGGCGTATTACGTCGCGCTGTTTCAGGACAAACACTTCTGGCGCGTCATCCGAACCGACGACACGAGCCGCGCCGAATCGATGTACGCCGGTTTTGCGCAACAGACGGCGCAACTCGCGGATGTCGAAATCCGCCGCATGCAGTTGCAGGCGCAGAAGGCGTACCTCGAAGACATCATCGCGATGTCGACGGATCGGGCGAAACGTCTGCAGGCGGACCTCAACGTCGCGCGCACGCAGCAGGCGAGGGTCGACGACTATCAGCGGCAGACGCAAGGTGAAGCCGCCGCGCTACGCATGGAAAAGGACAAGGTGCAGGCGCAGTTGCGGCAGGTGCAAGGCGAAGTGATTCAGCTGCAGAGACAGACCGAGGCGGGTTTGCCGCCGCGCAATTGA
- a CDS encoding MFS transporter, with protein MSTATHATSSSSDESKVKTVFRVVSGNFLEMYDFMVYGYYASHIAKTYFPSGSEFASLMLSLSVFGAGFLMRPLGAIVLGAYIDHHGRRKGLILTLGLMALGTLTVAAIPGYATIGMLAPALVLFGRLLQGFSAGVELGGVSVYLSEIATKGNKGFYCAWQSGSQQVAVVFAALIGVILNKVLPADQMGAWGWRVPFLIGCLIVPFLFLIRRSLQETEEFKARKHRPSMGEIMKTMAANWGIVLGGMGMVIMTTVSFYMITAYTPTFGKEVLKLSSIDTLVVTVCIGLSNLIWLPLAGALSDRIGRRPVLLAFTILTIITAYPALQWLVADPSFVRLLVVELWLSFLYGSYNGAMVVALTEVMPVEVRTAGFSLAYSLATTIGGFTPAISTLLIHTTENKAAPGLFLGVAAICGLIATLVLYRTPESRNQYRAA; from the coding sequence ATGTCTACTGCGACACACGCCACCTCATCGTCCTCCGACGAGTCCAAGGTCAAGACGGTTTTCCGCGTCGTCAGCGGCAACTTTCTTGAGATGTATGACTTCATGGTCTACGGCTATTACGCGTCTCACATCGCCAAGACCTATTTTCCGAGCGGTAGCGAATTCGCGTCGCTGATGCTGTCGCTGTCGGTGTTCGGCGCGGGCTTCCTGATGCGTCCGCTCGGCGCGATCGTGCTCGGCGCGTACATCGACCATCACGGCCGGCGCAAAGGCCTGATCCTCACGCTCGGGCTGATGGCGCTCGGCACGCTCACGGTCGCGGCGATTCCAGGCTACGCGACGATCGGCATGCTCGCGCCCGCGCTCGTGCTGTTCGGCCGGTTGCTGCAGGGCTTCTCGGCCGGGGTCGAACTGGGCGGCGTGTCGGTGTATCTGTCGGAGATCGCGACCAAGGGCAACAAGGGCTTCTACTGCGCGTGGCAGTCGGGCAGCCAGCAGGTTGCGGTGGTGTTCGCGGCGCTGATCGGCGTGATCCTGAACAAGGTGCTGCCGGCCGACCAGATGGGAGCGTGGGGCTGGCGCGTGCCGTTCCTGATCGGCTGTCTGATCGTGCCGTTCCTGTTCCTGATCCGCCGTTCGCTGCAGGAAACCGAGGAGTTCAAGGCGCGCAAGCATCGCCCGAGCATGGGCGAGATCATGAAGACGATGGCCGCCAACTGGGGCATCGTGCTTGGCGGCATGGGCATGGTGATCATGACCACGGTGTCGTTCTACATGATCACCGCGTACACGCCGACCTTCGGCAAGGAAGTGCTGAAACTGTCGTCCATCGACACGCTCGTGGTGACCGTCTGCATCGGTCTGTCGAATCTGATCTGGCTGCCGCTCGCGGGCGCGCTGTCGGACCGCATCGGGCGTCGTCCGGTGCTGCTGGCGTTCACGATTCTGACCATTATCACCGCGTATCCGGCGCTGCAATGGCTGGTGGCGGATCCGTCCTTCGTGCGTCTGCTGGTGGTCGAATTGTGGCTGTCGTTCCTGTACGGCAGCTATAACGGCGCGATGGTGGTGGCGCTCACCGAAGTCATGCCGGTCGAAGTGCGCACCGCCGGCTTCTCGCTGGCCTACAGTCTCGCGACGACGATCGGCGGCTTCACGCCGGCCATCTCGACTTTGCTGATTCACACCACGGAAAACAAGGCGGCGCCGGGGCTGTTCCTCGGCGTGGCGGCGATCTGCGGGCTGATCGCGACGCTGGTGCTGTACCGCACGCCGGAATCGCGCAATCAGTATCGGGCAGCGTGA
- a CDS encoding GNAT family N-acetyltransferase: protein MQSPHALSLRNATLADAALIASIHSTSWQATYRGLLPDAFLDGEVTRDRAAYWEARLSAPGGERRIVLIAELEGEPIGFVCVERQPESAWGVLLDNLHALPGYQGIGVGKLLMRAAKDWAREQGETQLYLYVLEGNAPAIGFYERQGWQFVGAEPDHMGGVDITALRYVFRLDR, encoded by the coding sequence ATGCAATCCCCCCACGCTCTCTCCCTACGCAACGCGACCCTCGCGGACGCCGCCCTCATCGCGTCGATTCATAGCACCAGCTGGCAAGCCACGTATCGCGGCTTGCTACCCGATGCGTTCCTCGACGGCGAAGTCACGCGCGACCGGGCCGCATATTGGGAAGCGCGCTTGAGCGCACCGGGCGGCGAACGGCGCATCGTGCTGATCGCCGAACTCGAAGGCGAGCCGATCGGTTTCGTGTGCGTGGAGCGTCAGCCGGAATCCGCGTGGGGTGTGCTGCTCGATAATCTGCACGCGTTGCCGGGGTACCAGGGCATCGGCGTCGGCAAGCTGCTGATGCGCGCCGCGAAAGATTGGGCGCGCGAGCAAGGCGAAACGCAGTTGTATCTGTACGTGCTCGAAGGCAATGCGCCCGCGATCGGCTTTTACGAGCGGCAAGGCTGGCAGTTCGTCGGCGCGGAGCCGGATCATATGGGCGGCGTGGATATCACCGCGCTGCGTTATGTGTTCCGGCTGGACCGGTAA